The proteins below are encoded in one region of Nitrospira sp.:
- the nadB gene encoding L-aspartate oxidase, which produces MPRKQSSARARSETDFIVIGSGVAGLRAALELARCGWVLMLTKGQPFESSSIYAQGGVAVALSEEDDVAVHLRDTLKAGHGLCRREAVRVLVEEGPRRIHELIRWGAQFDKIGNAFAFAREAAHSRSRILRARGDATGNEIVRVLMAQAYQHERIRALDHSFTVDLVTQDGRCQGVVVLDELTGERSVIPAKAVVLATGGVGQVYARTTNPSSATGDGVAMAFRAGAVLEDMEFIQFHPTALYLPSSPPFLLSEAIRGEGGQLRNVKGELFMHRYHGDGALAPRDIVARAIWAEMAATRSRHVYLDVTHLSPGFVRQRFPTIYATCLRYDIDITEEWIPVSPGAHYMMGGVRTTSEGATNVAGLYAAGEVACSGVHGANRLASNSLLEGLVFGVRAARAAADYAEKLSPRGHVLSLRDLGLERPARLEDAEKMRSSLRRLMWGRVGIVRTGDALARAAAQLTRWAKTVAYPLATRTELEVKNMVQTALCITEAALWRQNSLGAHYRADYPQPQRGGRRQHSHVSMDREFSGVPRRRHPAPVIALRRS; this is translated from the coding sequence ATGCCACGCAAGCAATCGTCAGCGCGAGCGCGGTCGGAGACCGACTTCATCGTAATCGGCAGTGGGGTGGCCGGTCTCCGCGCGGCCTTGGAATTGGCCCGCTGCGGATGGGTTCTGATGCTCACGAAGGGGCAACCGTTCGAGAGCAGTTCGATTTATGCTCAGGGCGGCGTGGCGGTCGCACTGAGCGAGGAAGACGATGTGGCCGTGCACCTGCGCGATACGCTCAAGGCGGGGCATGGCCTGTGTCGCAGAGAAGCCGTGCGCGTGCTCGTGGAAGAGGGACCCCGGCGCATTCACGAGCTCATCCGCTGGGGGGCTCAGTTTGACAAGATCGGCAATGCATTCGCTTTTGCGCGGGAAGCGGCGCACAGCCGGAGCCGGATTCTTCGTGCCCGAGGCGATGCGACCGGAAATGAAATCGTTCGCGTTCTGATGGCCCAGGCCTATCAACACGAGCGCATACGAGCGTTAGACCACTCCTTTACGGTTGACCTCGTCACGCAGGACGGGAGGTGCCAGGGAGTGGTGGTCTTGGACGAACTGACGGGGGAGCGGTCCGTGATTCCAGCCAAGGCCGTGGTCCTCGCCACGGGAGGGGTCGGCCAAGTCTATGCGCGGACGACGAATCCGTCGAGCGCGACCGGAGACGGGGTCGCGATGGCCTTTCGTGCCGGAGCTGTATTGGAAGATATGGAGTTCATTCAATTCCATCCCACCGCACTCTATCTGCCGTCCAGCCCGCCGTTTCTCCTGTCGGAAGCCATCCGCGGCGAGGGTGGGCAATTGCGCAACGTCAAGGGCGAGTTGTTCATGCATCGGTATCATGGGGACGGCGCACTTGCGCCGCGCGACATCGTCGCCCGGGCAATCTGGGCTGAAATGGCCGCCACACGGTCCCGCCACGTCTATCTCGATGTCACGCATTTGAGTCCTGGATTTGTCCGGCAGCGGTTTCCGACGATCTATGCCACCTGTCTCCGTTACGATATCGACATCACTGAAGAATGGATTCCTGTGTCGCCCGGCGCCCACTATATGATGGGAGGTGTGCGGACAACGAGCGAGGGCGCGACCAATGTGGCCGGCCTCTACGCAGCGGGTGAGGTAGCCTGCAGTGGCGTCCACGGGGCTAACCGGCTCGCGAGCAATTCGCTGCTCGAGGGACTGGTGTTTGGGGTTCGGGCCGCACGCGCGGCGGCGGATTATGCGGAGAAACTTTCCCCCAGGGGCCATGTGCTTTCCCTACGGGACCTGGGACTGGAACGTCCGGCCCGCCTGGAAGACGCGGAAAAGATGCGCAGTTCTCTCCGACGACTGATGTGGGGCCGCGTGGGTATCGTCCGCACGGGAGACGCGCTGGCCAGAGCCGCCGCCCAATTGACCCGCTGGGCGAAGACAGTGGCCTACCCGCTCGCAACAAGGACGGAACTTGAAGTGAAGAACATGGTGCAAACCGCCCTCTGTATCACGGAAGCGGCGCTGTGGCGGCAAAACAGTCTGGGGGCGCATTATCGAGCCGACTACCCGCAGCCGCAACGAGGCGGCCGGCGTCAGCACAGCCATGTCAGTATGGATCGGGAATTCAGCGGGGTTCCTCGACGGAGACACCCAGCACCGGTGATTGCGCTCCGCCGTTCGTGA
- a CDS encoding molybdopterin oxidoreductase — MFLSRRQFLKVTAGTVAAAAIADKALALTALQPVIEVGNPLGDYPDRSWERVYHDQYRYDSSFTWCCSPNDTHGCRIRAFVRNGVVMRVEQNYDHQTYEDLYGNRGTFAHNPRMCLKGYTFHRRVYGPYRLKGPLMRKGWKAWMDAGSPELTPETKHKYKFDSRYLDDMMRVSWDTAFTYVAKGMIVIGTRYSGEAGARRLREQGYPPEMIEMMKGAGTRCFKHRAGMPVLGIIGKMAITRMNGGCYSLLDSWIRKVGPQQAQGGRYWSNYTWHGDQNPSNPYWCGAQASDIDLSDMRFSKLNTSWGKNFVENKMPEAHWKLESIERGARIVVITPEYNPTAYRADYWMPLRPESDNAIFLGAMKILTDENMHDVDFLKGYTDAPILVRTDTLQFLDPRDVVKDYQFPDFSKSYSGRVQSLKPEQVERLGGMMVWDLAKGQAVPLHREQVGWHFQNSGIDAALTGTYRVKLLNGREVDAMPVWQMYLVHFQDYDLDTAHQICRTPKDLLVRWARDSGTIKPASIHNGEGTNHYFHQTINSRGAAMVLIITGNVGKFGTGQHTWAGNYKAGVWTSTPWSGAGLAVHTGEDPFNITLDPEAHGKTIKTKSYYYGEEVGYWNHGDTALIVNTPKYGRKVFTGKTHMPTPSKVRWVANVNVLNNAKHHYDMVKNVDPNIEMLVTQDIEMTSDVNHNDVAMGVNSWMEFTYPEMTVTVSNPWVQVWKGGIRPLYDTRNDLDTTTGVAIKLTEMTGDERFRNYFRMVIINRVDAYVQRMLDASSTFYGYSADVLLKSEKGWMVMVRTYPRMPFWEETNESKPMWTRTGRYENYRTEPETIEYGENFIVHREGPEATPYLPNAIFSTNPYVRPDDYGIPITAQHHDDKTVRNVKLPWQDIKRHSNPLWEKGYQFYCVTPKTRHRVHSQWSVNDWVQIYESNFGDPYRMDKRTPGVGEHQLHINPQAAKDRGINDGDYVYVDGNPVDRPYRGWRPSDPYYKVARLMIRAKYNPAYPYHVTMAKHAPYVSTAKSVKGHETRPDGRAIALDTGYQSNFRYGAQQSFTRNWLMPMHQLDSLPGKHAVAWKFKWGYQVDNHAINTTPKECLIRITKAEDGGIGARGPWEPVRTGFTPGQENEFMIKWLKGEHIKIKV; from the coding sequence ATGTTTCTTTCACGAAGACAGTTTTTGAAGGTCACGGCGGGCACGGTAGCGGCAGCGGCCATTGCCGACAAGGCGTTGGCGTTGACGGCCTTGCAGCCGGTCATCGAGGTGGGCAACCCCCTCGGCGACTATCCGGACCGGTCGTGGGAGCGCGTCTACCACGATCAGTATCGGTATGACTCGTCATTTACCTGGTGCTGCTCACCCAACGACACGCACGGCTGCCGGATCCGCGCCTTCGTGCGCAACGGCGTCGTCATGCGCGTCGAGCAGAACTACGATCACCAGACCTACGAAGACCTCTACGGCAACCGCGGGACGTTCGCGCACAACCCGCGCATGTGCTTGAAGGGGTACACCTTCCATCGCCGCGTGTACGGCCCGTATCGGTTGAAGGGCCCGTTGATGCGCAAGGGCTGGAAGGCGTGGATGGACGCCGGCTCGCCGGAACTCACGCCGGAGACCAAGCACAAGTACAAATTCGACAGCCGCTATCTGGACGACATGATGCGCGTGTCCTGGGACACGGCCTTCACCTACGTGGCCAAGGGCATGATCGTCATCGGAACCCGGTACAGCGGCGAAGCGGGCGCGCGGCGGTTGCGCGAGCAGGGCTATCCGCCGGAGATGATTGAGATGATGAAGGGCGCGGGGACCCGCTGCTTCAAGCACCGCGCGGGCATGCCGGTGCTGGGCATCATCGGCAAGATGGCGATTACCCGGATGAACGGCGGGTGCTATTCGTTGTTGGACAGCTGGATCCGCAAGGTGGGCCCGCAGCAGGCGCAGGGCGGCCGGTACTGGTCGAACTACACCTGGCACGGCGACCAGAACCCATCGAACCCGTATTGGTGCGGCGCGCAGGCCTCCGACATCGACCTCTCCGACATGCGCTTCTCCAAGCTGAACACCAGCTGGGGCAAGAACTTCGTCGAGAACAAGATGCCGGAAGCGCACTGGAAGCTCGAGTCGATCGAGCGCGGCGCGCGGATCGTCGTGATCACGCCGGAGTACAATCCGACGGCCTATCGCGCGGATTACTGGATGCCGCTGCGGCCGGAGTCGGATAACGCGATCTTCCTGGGCGCGATGAAGATCCTCACCGACGAGAACATGCACGATGTCGATTTCCTCAAGGGCTACACCGATGCGCCCATCCTGGTGCGCACGGACACGCTGCAATTCTTGGATCCGCGGGACGTGGTCAAGGACTACCAGTTCCCGGATTTCTCGAAGAGCTATTCGGGCCGCGTGCAGTCGTTGAAGCCGGAGCAGGTGGAACGGTTGGGCGGCATGATGGTGTGGGACTTGGCCAAGGGCCAGGCCGTGCCGTTGCACCGCGAGCAGGTCGGCTGGCATTTCCAGAACAGCGGCATCGATGCAGCGCTGACCGGCACCTACCGGGTCAAGCTGCTCAACGGCCGCGAAGTCGACGCCATGCCGGTCTGGCAGATGTACCTGGTTCATTTCCAGGACTACGACCTGGATACGGCCCACCAGATCTGCCGCACGCCGAAGGACCTGCTGGTCCGCTGGGCGCGCGATTCGGGCACGATCAAGCCGGCGTCGATTCATAACGGCGAAGGCACGAACCACTACTTCCACCAGACCATCAACTCCCGCGGGGCCGCGATGGTGCTCATCATCACGGGCAACGTCGGAAAGTTCGGGACGGGGCAGCACACCTGGGCCGGCAACTACAAGGCCGGCGTGTGGACCTCGACACCCTGGTCAGGTGCGGGGTTGGCGGTGCACACGGGCGAGGATCCCTTCAACATCACCTTGGATCCGGAAGCCCACGGCAAAACGATCAAGACCAAGTCGTACTACTATGGTGAGGAAGTCGGGTACTGGAACCATGGCGATACGGCCTTGATCGTCAACACGCCGAAGTATGGCCGCAAGGTGTTCACCGGCAAGACCCACATGCCGACGCCCTCCAAGGTGCGGTGGGTCGCCAACGTGAACGTGTTGAACAACGCCAAGCACCACTACGACATGGTGAAGAACGTCGATCCGAACATCGAGATGCTGGTGACCCAGGACATCGAGATGACCTCGGACGTCAACCATAACGACGTGGCGATGGGCGTCAATTCCTGGATGGAGTTTACCTATCCGGAAATGACGGTGACGGTGTCGAATCCGTGGGTGCAGGTGTGGAAGGGCGGCATCCGCCCCCTGTACGACACCCGCAACGACCTGGATACGACGACCGGTGTGGCCATCAAGTTGACGGAGATGACCGGCGACGAGCGGTTCCGGAACTACTTCCGGATGGTTATCATCAACCGGGTGGACGCCTATGTGCAACGCATGTTGGATGCTTCCTCGACCTTCTACGGCTACAGCGCCGACGTGTTGCTGAAGTCGGAAAAGGGCTGGATGGTCATGGTGCGGACCTATCCGCGCATGCCGTTCTGGGAGGAGACCAACGAATCCAAGCCGATGTGGACGCGCACCGGCCGGTACGAGAACTACCGGACGGAGCCGGAGACGATCGAATACGGCGAAAACTTCATTGTCCACCGCGAGGGGCCTGAGGCCACGCCGTATCTGCCGAACGCGATCTTCTCCACCAACCCGTACGTCCGGCCGGACGACTACGGGATTCCCATCACGGCGCAGCACCACGACGACAAGACGGTCCGTAACGTCAAGTTGCCGTGGCAAGACATCAAGCGCCATAGCAACCCGTTGTGGGAGAAGGGGTATCAGTTCTACTGCGTGACCCCGAAGACCCGGCACCGGGTGCACAGCCAGTGGTCGGTGAACGACTGGGTGCAGATTTACGAGTCGAATTTCGGCGATCCGTACCGGATGGACAAGCGGACGCCGGGGGTCGGCGAGCACCAGTTGCACATCAACCCACAGGCGGCGAAGGACCGCGGGATCAACGACGGCGACTACGTCTATGTGGACGGGAACCCGGTGGACCGGCCGTATCGCGGCTGGCGGCCGAGTGATCCGTACTACAAGGTGGCGCGGTTGATGATCCGGGCCAAGTACAACCCGGCCTATCCGTACCACGTGACGATGGCGAAGCATGCCCCGTACGTGTCGACGGCGAAGTCGGTCAAGGGGCACGAGACCCGTCCGGACGGACGCGCGATCGCGCTGGATACCGGCTATCAGTCGAACTTCCGGTATGGCGCCCAGCAGTCCTTTACCCGGAACTGGTTGATGCCGATGCACCAGTTGGACTCCTTGCCGGGCAAGCATGCCGTGGCGTGGAAGTTCAAGTGGGGCTATCAAGTCGACAACCACGCGATCAACACCACCCCGAAGGAATGCTTGATCCGCATCACCAAGGCGGAAGACGGCGGCATCGGGGCGCGTGGGCCGTGGGAGCCGGTCCGGACGGGCTTTACGCCGGGCCAGGAGAACGAGTTCATGATCAAGTGGCTCAAAGGCGAGCACATCAAGATCAAAGTCTAA
- a CDS encoding ABC transporter ATP-binding protein: protein MNYYRRFVPFLRPYFPRMAAATACVALVAILNLVLLRVVGRLWDVITVDHDKAGMMQLLVVFLAIVVAQGVASVGHGYLLAWVSQHITADFRRHVFRHVQSLSLSFFSKRRTGELLSRLMNDIGTIQHAVTDTPIDMAKQAVTFVGGVGFLLFMNWRLCLLILLLLPLLVLVAKIFGRRLKKLSTAIQDETATLSTIVEEVLAGIRIVKSFVQTKREEMRFVATMTRSVNMALKRATVLSIFVPTITLLTFAAGAAVLWYGGTQVIEGQVSPGDLFAFVLFAGILIGPFGAAARVFAQVKEAQGAMERVFEILDTMPEVQEQSLGTEVRAINGHVQAQRVSFEYDQRQPILKDISFEARPGEVIALVGPTGAGKTTVINLLHRFYDPTSGVITIDGYDLRAFRLDDLYGQIALVPQETVLFGGTILDNIRYGRDTASHEEVLMASRAARADEFIVQLPDAYDTMVGEKGVNLSGGQRQRLAIARAILKNPRILLLDEATSALDSESERLVQQALDRLMTGRTTFVVAHRLTTVQRADKILVFDKGRIVEQGTHTELLACSGLYHYLYTLRESQAPQSTNA from the coding sequence ATGAACTACTACCGTCGCTTCGTTCCGTTTCTCCGCCCGTACTTTCCTCGAATGGCCGCAGCAACAGCGTGCGTGGCCCTGGTAGCCATTCTGAACCTGGTCCTCCTGCGTGTCGTCGGACGGCTATGGGACGTCATCACCGTCGATCACGACAAAGCCGGCATGATGCAATTGCTTGTGGTCTTCCTTGCCATCGTGGTGGCACAGGGCGTGGCGTCCGTGGGACACGGGTACCTACTTGCCTGGGTCTCCCAGCACATCACAGCCGACTTCCGTCGGCACGTCTTTCGTCATGTACAGAGTCTGTCACTGAGCTTTTTCTCGAAGCGCCGGACGGGTGAATTACTCTCCAGGCTCATGAACGATATCGGAACCATTCAACATGCGGTTACCGACACACCGATCGACATGGCCAAACAGGCTGTGACGTTCGTCGGTGGAGTCGGGTTTCTCTTGTTCATGAATTGGCGCCTTTGCCTGCTCATTCTGTTGCTGCTTCCACTCTTAGTCTTGGTCGCAAAAATATTCGGGCGACGGCTGAAGAAGCTTTCCACGGCCATACAGGACGAAACAGCCACGCTGTCCACGATTGTCGAGGAGGTCCTGGCCGGCATCCGCATTGTCAAATCCTTCGTTCAAACCAAGCGGGAGGAAATGCGATTCGTCGCAACTATGACACGCTCGGTCAACATGGCCTTGAAGCGGGCCACCGTGTTGTCGATCTTCGTGCCGACCATTACCTTGCTCACCTTTGCCGCAGGGGCCGCCGTGCTCTGGTATGGGGGCACACAGGTGATCGAGGGACAAGTCAGCCCGGGGGACCTCTTCGCCTTCGTGTTATTCGCTGGCATCCTGATAGGTCCCTTTGGCGCCGCGGCTCGAGTATTCGCGCAAGTCAAAGAAGCCCAGGGAGCCATGGAGCGAGTATTCGAGATCCTAGACACAATGCCCGAGGTTCAGGAGCAGTCCCTTGGCACCGAGGTGCGGGCCATCAATGGGCACGTGCAGGCCCAACGCGTCTCGTTCGAGTACGATCAGCGCCAGCCCATCCTCAAGGACATCAGTTTCGAGGCCCGCCCCGGAGAGGTCATTGCACTCGTCGGCCCGACCGGCGCCGGAAAGACCACGGTCATCAACCTCCTGCACCGGTTTTACGATCCCACGAGCGGTGTCATCACGATCGATGGATATGACCTTCGAGCCTTTCGATTGGACGATTTGTATGGACAGATTGCACTCGTTCCTCAAGAAACCGTCCTCTTCGGCGGCACTATTCTGGATAACATCCGGTACGGTCGGGACACGGCTTCGCACGAAGAGGTCTTGATGGCCAGCCGAGCCGCACGTGCGGACGAGTTTATCGTACAGTTGCCCGACGCATACGACACGATGGTTGGAGAAAAAGGCGTGAATTTATCCGGCGGTCAGCGGCAGCGGCTCGCCATCGCGCGGGCAATCCTTAAGAACCCCCGTATCCTGCTCCTCGATGAGGCCACGTCGGCACTGGATTCGGAATCGGAGCGCCTGGTTCAACAAGCGCTCGACCGCCTGATGACCGGACGTACGACATTTGTCGTCGCCCATCGACTCACCACTGTCCAGCGTGCCGATAAGATCCTGGTCTTCGACAAGGGCAGAATCGTCGAACAGGGCACGCATACCGAACTACTGGCGTGTAGCGGCCTCTACCATTACTTGTACACCTTGCGCGAGTCGCAAGCCCCTCAGAGTACCAATGCATAA
- a CDS encoding Fis family transcriptional regulator — translation MSGAATTQNTQRPSRTAPFTILVVEDDPSDTELMLHALEEADLKTTRGEIRLEVRATAEGALQAVATQPIDLIITDFILPGIDGLDLVSQIQELDPNLPVLVVTRVGAVAHAVEAMRRGAYDYLLKPVNAQDLGMRVHRAIRFSEILRRNSAYERSLNQETKVGQLVGVSPSFHRLTQEIQDAARVRSTVLIQGETGTGKGLIAKAIHESSPERSKPFQVIDCATVPDGMVESELFGHVRGAFTGAITEKPGLFELANGGTVFLDEIGELPLPLQSKLLRVLEDNEVRPLGGTRVKHVDLRVIAATNQDLEARVRDGSFRKDLYFRLAVVTIRVPPLRKRIEDLPAIARRLTEQCGREMGKPQVRLDPSAIEELSTYPWPGNVRELRNVVERAVMLAQRDVIGGDAVRALVLPSSIGENGSDDTSSHLDLKYMDAKRRVLADFTRRYLRSRLAVHDGVISRAAESSGIPRQHFALLMKRYLEEEET, via the coding sequence ATGAGCGGCGCCGCGACTACGCAGAACACTCAACGGCCGAGTCGTACGGCCCCCTTTACCATTTTGGTCGTGGAGGACGATCCGAGCGACACGGAATTGATGCTCCACGCGCTCGAGGAGGCTGATCTCAAGACGACGAGAGGCGAAATACGTCTCGAGGTGCGTGCGACGGCAGAAGGAGCACTCCAAGCCGTGGCCACGCAGCCCATCGATTTGATCATTACTGACTTTATCCTGCCGGGTATCGACGGGCTCGACCTCGTCAGCCAGATTCAGGAACTGGACCCCAATCTTCCGGTGCTCGTGGTGACCCGGGTCGGGGCGGTGGCGCACGCCGTCGAGGCCATGCGCCGCGGGGCGTATGACTATCTGCTGAAGCCGGTGAACGCCCAGGATCTGGGCATGCGCGTACACCGCGCAATTCGGTTTTCCGAGATACTCAGGCGCAATTCGGCATACGAGCGGAGTTTGAATCAGGAAACCAAAGTCGGACAACTGGTCGGCGTCAGTCCTTCCTTCCATCGACTAACCCAGGAAATCCAAGACGCCGCACGCGTTCGATCGACTGTCCTGATCCAGGGAGAGACGGGGACCGGGAAGGGCTTGATCGCGAAAGCCATTCATGAATCCAGCCCCGAACGGTCGAAGCCGTTTCAGGTGATCGATTGTGCGACCGTCCCGGACGGGATGGTGGAAAGTGAACTGTTCGGGCACGTTCGCGGGGCGTTCACCGGAGCCATCACGGAAAAACCCGGTTTGTTCGAACTGGCGAATGGGGGCACCGTCTTTCTGGACGAAATTGGCGAGCTTCCGCTTCCTCTGCAATCGAAGCTGTTGCGTGTTCTGGAGGACAACGAGGTACGTCCGCTAGGGGGGACCCGCGTCAAGCACGTCGACCTGCGAGTCATTGCGGCGACCAATCAGGATTTGGAGGCTCGAGTGCGTGACGGATCCTTCCGAAAGGATCTCTACTTTCGTTTGGCCGTCGTCACGATCCGTGTTCCTCCCCTTCGCAAGCGCATCGAGGACCTCCCGGCAATCGCACGGCGATTGACGGAGCAATGTGGGCGTGAAATGGGTAAGCCCCAAGTGCGGCTCGACCCCTCGGCCATTGAAGAACTGAGCACCTACCCCTGGCCGGGAAACGTTCGAGAACTACGGAATGTCGTCGAGCGGGCGGTCATGCTGGCTCAAAGGGATGTCATCGGGGGGGACGCCGTTCGAGCACTCGTGCTGCCGTCTTCGATCGGGGAGAACGGGTCGGACGATACCTCCTCGCATCTCGATCTAAAATACATGGATGCCAAGCGCCGCGTGCTGGCTGATTTTACTCGCCGCTACCTTCGATCCAGACTCGCGGTCCATGATGGAGTGATCAGTCGCGCAGCCGAAAGCAGTGGTATTCCAAGACAGCATTTCGCGCTCCTGATGAAGCGATACCTCGAGGAGGAAGAAACGTAG